tatATTCTGAGTCTTTACGCGGAGTTATAGAAAGCTAAATTAAAAGTCAAATCAACTCTATCTTTGTGTATGTGACCAAttttctctctccctctcttctAACTGTACCAATCTGTCTCTCGCTCTTTGttgtgttcatatatatatatatatatatatatggccatCATCTCGGTGGTATTCCATATTATAAATATCCACACAACCCCCAGCTCTTTTCCTCTCACTTTGAGCTCATCTTCACTAGTTAATTAAAGAGAAGGATGGAGGGGTATGATGACTACCAATATTGGCCTTTCTTTGACAATGATCATGATCAGTTTGTTGAAAggtatcaaatatatatatatatatatatatatatatatatcttaaacgTTTATgtttcttaatatttatttatcattaatttaataattaaatattttgaatttattcatCAAAATTAGTTTGGCATTTGATGAGGAGCAACAACCAATATTCTCACACTCACAGTGTTATGACTCAAGCTCACCGGAAGGTGGTGGCGCTTCTCCCCCCTCCTCCGCCACTAAAAACATCGTCATGGAGAGAAACCGTCGCCGTAAACTCAACGATCGTCTTTATGCTCTTCGCAGTCTTGTACCTACTATCACCAAGgtattcaataatatatatatatatatatgtatattatatgtatgtatgtatatgtgattGATTAATTTACTGATTGAGTTTACGTGGGTGCATGCATGGTTGATTAATTAGTTGGATAAGGCTTCAATAATCAAGGATGCAATTGATTACATTAAAGTGCTTCAAGGACAAGAGAAACAGATGCTGGCAGACATGAACGAGACATTGAAACTTTCAGAGAGAGAAGACAAAGGAAAGCTTGTTATTACTGATGAGATGCAGGTCCTTACTGTAAACCCATTTTTGATTATTAATCCCAGCAAGAAGCCAAGAACTAAGATAATGAGAAGCTCTTCTtattccccttcttcttctgctgCTGTAGTTTCTCCAACCATTGAAATCATtgaggtaattaattaaaattaaattcagTGCtagtttgtttaattaataattaattgtgataattaattgatgatgatgatgatgatatatatatattgggtgcATGCAGTTGAGAGTGTGTGAGTTTGGAGAAAGATGCATGAATATAAGCGTTACTTGTAACAAGAAAAGAGATACTTTGGTTAGGGTTTGTGAGGTCTTTGATTCACTAAACCTCAAAGTCATCACTGCCAACTTCACTGCTCTTTCTAGCACTCTCTTGCATACTCTCTTTGTTGAGGTACTCTCTCttaattttcatgaaaattaaacatattattatctatatataattcacaacaaattaatatatacatcAATATTCATATTTACTAATTCAGTTGATGAGATGTGTATTAATTTATTGGTCACtataattaatgttttcttttttaatacataCTAGCTAGTTCATTTTAATTATCTAGGTTTAACCATTGTAGTGATTGAAGGAATATTGATGAGGAACATAAATAGAAAGAGAGGtccctttttctcattttaaaatTCCAGTTCAGCTAACAGTTCACAAAAGTTAAAGAGGTTCACATAGATGTTGATTGAAGGCATTGCTATGAACTAAGatttaatacaaaaaattgTTATAGAATTTATGTATATGTTTTATGCTTAGAATCTATGGCtgctgttttatttatttatttatttatttagcacgTTTGTCACATGATTTGCTTTGCCCAATTACGATCAATagtttttaaattgattttctttcCCTTGATGGGAATTGTTTTATCAAGTCAAAAAGGCTTAAGATCTAATGCTTTTTAATTAGTGCTTTTCAGTGCCAAAAACACATGTTAAGATTCTGTTTAACACGCTTTAATCTTGCTTTAGatgttgtgtttgtttgctCCTTTGTCACCACATTAAGACTAATGCCACCCAAACCAAGCTGAGCCCGGCCCGAGTCCAAGCCCGGAAAATTGTTGGCCCACAATGTGTACTAAGCACCAAGATTAATTGATCATGTTGATTTTTGACAaccattgatatatatatatatatatatatatatatgtattaagaATTTAAGAGAATCTTTTCAAAGTGGCAAAACATAACAAATGCGTGGAtagatttgatttctttttattttggtaatttgtCTATATCATGCTAAATCACATGATGAtgaattgactttttttttttttttggtttgctaAAATTTGTGATTATTTGACTGTAGATTGATGGGATGAACTGTTATCAAATGGAGAAGATGATTAGATCCGCCATTGAAGAGGTTGATAATGCAACAAGTCCTATGAGTATGAGTTGTTAAAGAAGATAACAACAACAATCTATTGAAGATTCataatcttattaattattataagttttccttatattttttttcattccattttagTTGGAGTTTATGATCTGGTTTTGAACCCTTGTGTGTAAATTAATTATGTCTCAATTTCGTGTACTACTACTTCCTTTTAAATGCAACTTAAGAGTATTTGTGATTAATATAAAACCGGTAAGCCGGTATGCCTTTCTCTATATGAAGTAAAAGCTCaatgaataaatatttgatagattaataattttgattcaataatatatatatatatatatatatatttggtccAAACTCGGATCAATATTCTATATATAGATTGAAGAgactataaatatatttttttaacctaTGGGTGTCTTATTCttcacaattttatttaaaaatcattttttcttctaatcaaattttacaatgttaaaactaatttataaaggTTATTGTCTTTACATTAATATTCCAAACggtattgataaaattaataacattggATATATCAATTTTTTCCCCCATTTGTTTTTACTACTTAATtgtataaactataaaaactccctttaaattaataaatcactcttttattaatatttgaatatatgtaAGAGAAAAAAGTATTCTGCGAACGTTTATAAAAGTCCACAGTTGATAACagaggtgattttttttttatagtgtcAGTAGAAATAGGGTTTAACGGTTGTGATTTGTTTAATTGATGTACAAATAATAGATTGAACTGTTTAGATTAAAACACTGTGTACCCACGTTTTTAGAGCAAAACACTGTTCAACCCATTTTTACTGTACACTATTTAGAAACAATACTCCGAATATTATTTATCCCACTTTTAACTATGCTTTACAGTAATTACTGTATATTCATAATTAAGAAACCGTTATATCTCAATCCAACGGTCTAACTAAATGttcataaattaataatctATGGACGTTTACAATAATTACTGTGTATTCATAATCAAGAAACCGTTATATCTCAATCCAACAGTCTaactaattttcataaattaataatctATGAATGTTTACAATGGATtcaacctctctctctctctctagatatatatattataattttaagttttcagTTGCTTTTCTGAAAGCATGTTATGCATCAATCAATGTATTTTTTGGGTATGGATTAAATTATGCCATTGTAAAAATATCTGACAAGAACactcagaaagaaaaaaaacctagCTCTGAGTTCTGATGATACAaagattttattgttttatgtgTTTAGCGTGCGCTGGGAAATAAAACTTGGTTGTGTTGTTTAGTCAATATTTTCGCCTATCTTTCATGTCAAATTTGAAACTGATGTTTTTGaagataataattaatcatgcagaaaattcaaaaatgaaCTCAGAATTTGAGACACACTGGTTTGATGTTTGTCACTTTGCTTGCAAAGTCAATAGAAAGGTATTTTGTTTCCAGATTTGGGAGCAAGATAcataacatgaaaaataaggaTGTCACTCTTGAGCAAAGTTGCAAGAATTTATTGGAAGAAGATACTCAAATATCCTCCTAATTTGCATACATATTCACTTCCTTCTTTGAATATTGCTTTCTTAGTTTAGCAGTCCCATGATTAGAAATTATAGCTGTATAAGCTTATGTTCAGGCTATTTTAATGTTATATCTTCCTATGTATATTCATGTATTCTCCTATATATAAAGTGTATCTATGTACATGTTGATTATGAATAATaactttgtttcttcttctcccaagttttattttcttcttggtACCAGAGCagtgatcccattttttttttttttatcatggatGACAAAGGAAGAAGTGATTCATCTAATTCATCAAAGGAGGTGGTTGCTGTATCTTCATCAGGCATGACCACAGAAAGTGACGTCAATATGTCTCAAAAattaacttcaattttgttGAATGAATTCAACTATCTACCTTGGTCAAGAGCAGTAACTATTGCTCTTGGTGGGAGATCAAGATTGGGATTAATCAATGGCAAAGAAGAAGCCCCATCTATTGAGTCACAGGGATATGAGTCTTGGTTGGCAAAAGACCAGATGGTTATGTCATGGATCCTTAACTCAATGGAGCGTAATATTGCAGAAATATTCAGCTATTCTGCATCTTCCTTGGATTTGTGGGAAGCTGTTCGTGACATGTATGGTAATCAAAACAATTCTGCCCGTATTTTTCAAATTCAGCAAGATATTGCTAATCTTCGTCAAGATGGAAaatcttttgttaatttactgGGGAGGTTAAAAGGTTTGTGGAATGAATTGGAAGTTTATCGCCCTCATTCTATTGACCCAATTGTCTTGCGGAAAAGGACTGAAGAAGATcgtgtttttcatttattagcCAGCCTTGGTCCTGACTTTGAGGATTTCAGGCGCCATGTTTTGATGAATTCTGACTTGCCATCCTTAAAGAGTGTCTGTGCCTCAATTCAACGCGAAGAAGTTCGTCGAAAGATTATGTCAGGTGGTACCACAACCAACGCTCCAGAAGTACGTGCTTATCTCAGTCACCTGCCGGTTGACCAAAGAAACTACAAAGGCAAGCGTCCAGATCTGAAGTGTGATTATTGTAAGTCCATTGGACATACAATGGATCGATGTTGGAGTCTTCACCCAGATTTGAAGCCTAAATTTACAAAGGACAAGAAGGGAGGAAATCAAAAACCAGTTCCTAATCGCAGGGCTCATGTGGCTACTCACACTATTGAATCTTTCCGTTCTAATCCCATTACTTTGCTTAATGACTTTGCCAGCTACTTACAAGAGAAGAATGGTCAGGGATTAATCCAAGATAGAACCACAAATCAAGGACATGATGAGTCAACTGGACCAGCTGCACTTCTTAGCAAATTTGCTAATTTTTTGACTGATGTAAACAATGAAAATAGCCAAGGTATTTTTCACGCCTTTTATTACAGACattagaaattaataatttGCATGATTTATGGGTTGTTGATTCGGAGCTACTCGATCATATGTCAAATAAACTAACTCATATTCATGATTTCGTCCTATTTCTTCGTTTGTTTCTATAGCTAATGGGGAAGGAGTTCTCAGTAAGGgtaaaggaaaaaattaaacttGTCTCAAATACTATAGAATCGATGTTCTTTATGTTCCTTCATTTCCTTTTCAATTGTTGTCTGTTAAAAAACTTGCCTCATCTCTTAATTGTCAAGTTGTCTTTACTCCTTACAAGGTTATGTTTCAGGACCCTCTCAACAAGAAGACGATTGGTGAAAGGTTTTCATTTGAATGGACTCTATTTCTTCCTTTCTGATTTTCGAGTCCCAAAAGTTTTTCAGGCCACTTCTTCTTCTGACGATGAACATCTTCTATGGCATCGTCGTTTAGCTCATCCATCAGATTCTATactttccaaaataaattttgGTGTTAATAAAGGAACACATGAATGTGAGAGTTGTCATTACTCTAAATCTATTAGACTTCCTTTTATGTTATCTTCTTCTAAATCTACTCAGGCATTTGAACTTGTTCATTCAGATGTATGGGGACCTTTTTCCATTTCTATTGATGGTTTCAAATATTTTGTAacctttattgatgatttctcaaAGGTTACTTGGGTATATCTCTTGAAATCAAAAAGTGAAGTTTTTAGTTATTTCAAGGATTTTCACTTGATGATTACAACTCAATTTTCAACCCACATTAAAGTTCTTAGGTCTGATAATGGCTCAGAATATACATCTCATGACATGACAAATTATTTAAACTCTAATGGCATATTACATCAGACCAGTTGTGTTCATacacctcaacaaaatggggtAGTTGAACGTAAGAATCGTGATTTGTTGGAGAAAACACGAGCAATAATGATTCAGATGCATgttccaaaatttttttggtCCTATGGAGTTCTCACTGCTACGTATCTTGTCAATCGTTTACCCAGTAAAATACTGGATTTCAAATCTCCTCTTGAGTGTTTACAGGGAAAAGCACCAAACTTATCTCATCTGAGGATTTTCGGTTGCACTTGTTTTGTGCATATACCTGCAGTTCATCGTGACAAACTTGATCCACGAGCAATCAAATGTGTATTCCTGGGATATTCACAGACTAAGAAAGGATATAAGTGTTATGATCCTATCTCAAAGAAACTCTATGTAAGTAGAGATGTTCGATTTCTTGAAACAAGAcctttctttcatattcttgATCAGGGGGAGATTGTAAAGGATTTCTTTCCTTTACCGGATGTTGAGTTTTGCCATGAACAATCAACTGATGTGAACTTAGAACCTAACAATTCAGTTCAAGGTTCAATAAATAACCCTCTTCCTATTACATGTGCTACTAATGATATATCTCGGGAAAATGTGTGTGACATTGAACCAAATGCACAAGAGCATGCTCCCCGGCGTAATCCTTCACGGGATCGTCATCCTCCCATCAAATTGCAAGATTATGTTGCTCATACTGTCAGGTATCCTTTGTCTGAATACTTGACTTATCAAAGTTTGTCTCCTATGCATACAACTTTTCTTACAACCATCAACAATAATCTTGAGCCAAAAAATTTCCAAGAAGCTCAATCTCAAGCTGTTTGGAAGAAAGCTATGATTGAAGAATTGACAGCACTAGAAGAGAATAACACATGGAGTACAGTGCCTCTTCCCAAGGGAAAAACATGCAGATTAGCGTcgatgggtttttaaaaaccaagtTCTGTTCAGACGGATCTGTTGAGAGTTATAAAGCCCGTCTAGTAGCTCAAGGCTTTACTCAAAAATTTGGAGTCGACTACAAGGAGACCTTTGCTCCCGTTGCCAAGATGACTACAGTCCGAGTGCTTTTATCTGTGGCCGTTAACAATGGATGGATCTTgtctcaaatggatgtcaaaaatGCCTTTTTACATGGTGAACTTGAAGAAGAGGTGTTCATGAAGCTTCCACCAGGTCATCCTCAAGGAGGTAATTCGAATATGGTATGTAAACTTCATAAATCAATCTATGGTTTAAAGCAAAGTCCTCGAGCATGGCATGCAAAGTTAAGCTCTGCTCTTGAAAAGCTTGGTTTCTTCAAAAGTTCTGCTGATTCTTCCTTGTATGTTCGTCTAAACAAGAATGACAAACTAATGGTGcttatttatgttgatgatcttaTTATCACTGGGAGTAGTATTGACTTAATTGCTCAGTTAAAGAAGAGTCTCCAACTTCAATTTCCTATAAAGGATCTTGGTCCTTTAAAGTATTTCCTTGGCATTGAGATGGCAACTTCCAGTGCAGGACTTTTTCTTAACCAACGTAAATATGTTATGGATTTGCTTGAAGATGCTCATTTACAACATGCAAAACCAGCTGCAACTCCTCTTGATAGCAAGTTGAAGTTGGCTTCCGCAGCTGCAACACTTGACTCACCACATTATTATCAGAAGCTTGTTGGAAAACTTATCTATTTGACTATCACAAGGCCTGACATCTCTTTTGCTGTAAGTCTTGTTAGTCAACATATGCATGCACCTACTGTTTATCATTTACGTTTGGTGAAACGTATCTTGCGATATTTGAAAGGAACGATAGGTCGTGGAATTATAATGACAAGAAATGGGCACACGAACATCATGGGATATTCAGATTCTGATTGGGCAGGAAACACACTTGATCGTCGTTCAACTACTGGTTATTGTATGCTCGTTGGTGGTAATCTTGTctcatggaaaaataaaaagcagCATGTTGTAGCTCGGTCTAGCGTAGAGGCCGAGTATCGTGCTATGGCAGCAGCAGCCTGTGAATTTATATGGTTAAAAAATCTCCTGGATGATTTGGGTTGTTCATCTACCACTCCTATGACTCTTTTTTGTGACAATGAAGCTGCTATGCATATTGCAGCCAATCCAGTATTTCATGAAAGGACTAAACATATTGAAGTCGATTGTCACTACATTCGACAACAAATTCAGTCCAAGCTTATCGAGACACATTACGTGCAAACACATGATCAACTTGCGGACATGTTCACAAAGGTTCTGCCCTCTGCTCAGTTTCACCGGCTATTAAGCAAGCTTGGATCCATAAATCTCCTGGATCCAGCTTGAGGGGGAGTATTGGAAGAAGATACTCAAATATCCTCCTAATTTGCATACATATTCACTTCCTTCTTTGAATATTGCTTTCTTAGTTTAGCAGTCCCATGATTAGAAATTATAGCTGTATAAGCTTATGTTCAGGCTATTTTAATGTTATATCTTCCTATGTATATTCATGTATTCTCCTATATATAAAGTGTATCTATGTACATGTTGATTATGAATAATaactttgtttcttcttctcccaagttttattttcttctaatttCAACTTGTCAGAAAAATATATCTGTGACCACATTTGAATTAGTGTACAAATAAGTGTTTTTTTGGTAGGTCAAGTAGTTTTGCCTTTGAATGAGTTACTTTCAaagaattttaaattcattgtaTCTGAAATTAAACATATGATGTTATAtgtatagtaatatatataaaaacaaccAACGGGTGAGGAGCCCAGCGATACCCCGAGTCCCCTCGTGTTGGGGAGGCCCGAATTCGATTCTCATGAACCACGCTCCCCGCTTTCCAGAGGGTGAGGACGTGGCGGTGATACCCCTGCCCCACGTACGCCCCTGAGGGTTGGCGGTTGTCGTCCTgcctcaaaaaatatatatatatatatatatatatatatatatatatatatatatataaacaataatctCAATTACCTTTTCTATAGGGTTGTTGGTATGCTcat
This portion of the Dioscorea cayenensis subsp. rotundata cultivar TDr96_F1 chromosome 3, TDr96_F1_v2_PseudoChromosome.rev07_lg8_w22 25.fasta, whole genome shotgun sequence genome encodes:
- the LOC120256672 gene encoding transcription factor bHLH35-like isoform X1, encoding MEGYDDYQYWPFFDNDHDQFVESLAFDEEQQPIFSHSQCYDSSSPEGGGASPPSSATKNIVMERNRRRKLNDRLYALRSLVPTITKLDKASIIKDAIDYIKVLQGQEKQMLADMNETLKLSEREDKGKLVITDEMQVLTVNPFLIINPSKKPRTKIMRSSSYSPSSSAAVVSPTIEIIELRVCEFGERCMNISVTCNKKRDTLVRVCEVFDSLNLKVITANFTALSSTLLHTLFVEIDGMNCYQMEKMIRSAIEEVDNATSPMSMSC
- the LOC120256672 gene encoding transcription factor ABORTED MICROSPORES-like isoform X2, with the protein product MEGYDDYQYWPFFDNDHDQFVESLAFDEEQQPIFSHSQCYDSSSPEGGGASPPSSATKNIVMERNRRRKLNDRLYALRSLVPTITKLDKASIIKDAIDYIKVLQGQEKQMLADMNETLKLSEREDKGKLVITDEMQVLTVNPFLIINPSKKPRTKIMRSSSYSPSSSAAVVSPTIEIIEIDGMNCYQMEKMIRSAIEEVDNATSPMSMSC